The following proteins come from a genomic window of Gossypium raimondii isolate GPD5lz chromosome 5, ASM2569854v1, whole genome shotgun sequence:
- the LOC105770440 gene encoding uncharacterized protein LOC105770440, which translates to MEGQKSQAKLTRTQSSLLRSSPTVRSSIHSMSSITEGDFNKDQEDKDDHQHRESLLNDEKRKKPPTKKSCSMTPRIIPVRFNPVFAMASISFFSFIFFFCFYLRREEIPTSECLLLALIFVAITLFFASKNKGLINQGIVCFKERLQFSKPNSKPVQWFIGETHCNKSNDNNNKENGRLQLVVREGVEFYSNGDFYEGEFHKGKCNGSGVYNYFVNGRYEGDWVEGRYDGYGVESWSRGSRYRGQYRQGVRHGFGIYRFYTGDSYSGEWCNGQSHGVGVQTCADGSCYVGEFKSGVKHGLGYYHFRNGDKYCGEYFGDKMHGFGVYHFANGHCYEGSWHEGQKQGYGMYTFRSGDTKCGEWDSGTLKTSLPPLTDAILRAVQAARKAAGNAIKLRRVDEQVNKAVLAANRAATAARVAAVRAVQNQMDGKFCYTDV; encoded by the exons ATGGAGGGACAAAAGAGCCAGGCGAAGTTAACACGAACACAGTCGTCGTTGCTCCGTTCGTCGCCGACTGTCCGGTCGTCAATCCACAGCATGTCGTCCATCACCGAGGGTGACTTTAACAAGGACCAAGAAGACAAAGACGACCACCAGCACCGAGAGTCGTTACTGAACGACGAGAAACGAAAGAAACCGCCAACAAAGAAGTCATGTTCGATGACACCTAGGATCATTCCGGTCCGGTTCAACCCGGTTTTCGCCATGGCTTCCATCTCTTTCTTctctttcatctttttcttttgcttttatcTTAGAAGGGAGGAGATTCCCACATCGGAATGCCTCTTGTTAGCGTTAATTTTCGTCGCTATAACCCTTTTCTTCGCGTCGAAAAACAAAGGTTTGATCAACCAAGGCATTGTTTGTTTCAAAGAAAGACTCCAGTTTTCGAAACCCAATTCGAAGCCAGTCCAATGGTTCATTGGAGAAACCCATTGTAACAAAAGCAacgacaacaacaacaaagaaaacGGAAGACTTCAGCTGGTTGTAAGGGAAGGGGTGGAGTTTTATAGCAATGGGGACTTTTATGAAGGTGAATTCCACAAGGGGAAATGTAACGGAAGTGGGGTTTATAATTACTTCGTGAATGGGAGATATGAAGGGGATTGGGTGGAAGGGAGATATGATGGGTATGGAGTGGAGAGCTGGAGCAGAGGGAGTAGATACAGAGGGCAATATAGACAAGGAGTGAGGCATGGATTTGGGATTTATAGGTTTTATACAGGCGATTCTTATTCTGGTGAATGGTGTAATGGCCAGAGCCATGGTGTTGGGGTTCAAACTTGTGCTGATGGGAGCTGCTATGTTGGGGAATTCAAGTCTGGGGTTAAACATGGACTTGGTTACTATCATTTCAg GAATGGAGATAAATACTGTGGAGAATATTTTGGGGACAAAATGCATGGATTCGGTGTTTATCACTTTGCTAACGGTCACTGTTATGAGGGATCGTGGCATGAAGGTCAAAAGCAAGGGTATGGCATGTATACTTTCCGAAGTGGTGATACGAAGTGTGGGGAATGGGATTCCGGCACCCTGAAAACCTCTCTACCCCCGCTTACTGATGCCATCCTTCGAGCAGTTCAG GCTGCTAGAAAAGCAGCAGGAAATGCTATTAAGCTTCGCCGGGTGGATGAACAAGTGAACAAGGCAGTTCTGGCTGCAAATAGAGCAGCAACTGCTGCTAGGGTAGCCGCAGTCCGAGCTGTTCAGAACCAGATGGATGGCAAATTTTGTTATACAGATGTCTAA